In a genomic window of Onychostoma macrolepis isolate SWU-2019 chromosome 08, ASM1243209v1, whole genome shotgun sequence:
- the rorca gene encoding RAR-related orphan receptor C a, translating into MRAQIEVIPCKICGDKSSGIHYGVITCEGCKGFFRRSQQNNAMYSCSRQRNCLIDRTNRNRCQHCRLQKCLALGMSRDAVKFGRMSKKQRDSLYAEVQKHQQSQERAGGLGNGVHSHAGDEVGENGSSHGRAYSRGSSTTLSDLDDITTLPDGLLFDLPLTPEEAADYCSLELLGGSGGSSSSSQSSPEPNRQEFSDMTHIKHEYQTLHETGLYTRSLLNPPEGCSLMEIERITQNVVKSHIETSQYSTEELKRFAWTLYTPEEIRVYQNKSTEMMWQQCAVYITNAIQYVVEFAKRISGFMDLCQNDQIILLKAGCLDVLLIRMCRAYNPINNTLLFDGKFASPQLFKALGCDDLAGAVFEMAKTLSRLQLSEEEMALFTATVLLSPDRPWLTDAQKVQKLQEKVYVALQHCLRKSGAPEEKLAKMVSKLPMMKSICNLHIDKLEFFRLLHPETAYNFPALYREVFCSEISFPDSTEG; encoded by the exons ATGAGAG CACAAATCGAAGTAATCCCATGCAAGATCTGCGGGGACAAGTCATCGGGCATCCACTATGGGGTGATCACTTGTGAAGGCTGCAAG GGCTTCTTCCGCCGAAGTCAGCAGAACAATGCGATGTACTCCTGCTCCAGGCAGAGGAACTGCCTTATTGACCGAACCAATCGCAACCGCTGCCAGCACTGCCGCCTGCAGAAGTGTCTGGCGTTGGGCATGAGCCGCGATG CGGTGAAGTTTGGACGCATGTCAAAAAAGCAGCGCGACAGCCTCTATGCTGAGGTTCAGAAGCACCAGCAGTCTCAGGAGCGGGCAGGGGGTTTGGGCAACGGTGTACACAGTCATGCTGGTGATGAGGTCGGGGAGAACGGCAGCAGCCACGGCCGGGCCTACAGCCGGGGCTCCAGCACCACACTTAGTGACCTGGATGATATAACCACGCTACCAGACGGTCTTCTCTTTGATCTGCCGCTCACTCCGGAGGAAGCTGCTGACTACTGCAGCCTAGAGCTTCTGGGAGGAAGCGGTGGGAGCAGTTCATCCTCCCAGAGTTCTCCTGAGCCAAACAGACAGGAGTTTAGTGACATGACACACATCAAACACGAGTACCAGACCCTGCACGAGACGGGACTTTACACTCGCTCATTACTTAACCCACCTGAAGGCTGTTCCTTGATGGAAATCG AACGGATTACACAGAATGTGGTAAAATCCCACATCGAGACAAGTCAGTACAGCACAGAAGAACTGAAAAGATTTGCTTGGACCCTCTACACACCTGAGGAGATACGTGTCTACCAAAACAAG TCCACAGAGATGATGTGGCAGCAGTGTGCTGTGTACATCACGAATGCCATCCAGTATGTGGTGGAGTTTGCCAAGCGCATCTCTGGATTCATGGATTTGTGTCAAAATGACCAGATTATCCTTCTCAAAGCAG GCTGCTTGGACGTGCTGTTGATCCGAATGTGTCGGGCCTACAACCCCATCAACAACACGCTGTTGTTCGATGGAAAGTTCGCAAGCCCTCAGCTCTTTAAAGCTCTCG GTTGTGATGATCTGGCGGGTGCTGTATTTGAGATGGCTAAAACCCTCAGTCGGCTACAGCTGTCTGAAGAAGAGATGGCTCTTTTTACTGCCACTGTGCTTCTGTCTCCAG ACCGTCCTTGGTTAACAGATGCTCAGAAGGTGCAGAAACTTCAGGAGAAGGTCTATGTTGCGTTGCAACACTGTCTTCGTAAAAGTGGTGCCCCTGAGGAGAAACTGGCAAAG ATGGTGTCCAAGTTGCCCATGATGAAGTCTATTTGCAATCTCCATATTGATAAGCTGGAGTTTTTCCGTCTGCTTCACCCAGAAACGGCCTACAACTTCCCTGCTCTCTACAGAGAGGTTTTCTGCAGCGAGATCTCCTTCCCAGACTCCACTGAGGGCTAA